In one Lolium rigidum isolate FL_2022 chromosome 3, APGP_CSIRO_Lrig_0.1, whole genome shotgun sequence genomic region, the following are encoded:
- the LOC124701509 gene encoding tau-cadinol synthase-like has translation MAFSQVFTALDVPLAPMFHPTIWGDFFIHHSPETLQMSEEFMENRSTQLKEKVVGILEACNNIVEKLKLVDTLQHLSIDHHFNEQIVSTLRSIHSSEFNSSSLHDVALRFRLLRQHGFWVSPDVFKKFKNEDGVFKVDITNDPRELLSLYNAAHLLTHGEIELEESIIFARKHLESMKSDLDSPLAEQVKRALHLPLPRTLKRVEVLHYISEYKEEPMHNSSILELAKLDFNLLQRLHLKELKDISRWWEDISREVGLTYSRDRIVECYLWSYMTYYEQEYTRARKIFAKIIAMMAMTDDTYDVRATLMECKQLDEAIQRWDKSAVSLLPEYLQKFYLKLISTFKEFEDELKPNEKYRVPYSIKAFQIFSSKHLQEAEWFHQKHKPKFNDHVEVSICSAAPCACVCLLVGMGDTATKDALEWALGCTDAVRACAVVTRFMNDLAAFKQGKNKYDVHTSVECYISEHGVESDVAFANIGSMMEDAWKTTNQARFERPGILPAIQRVANITISMMFWYDDHKDAFTYSNIIEGTIRRLFVNPIHF, from the exons ATGGCGTTCTCCCAGGTTTTCACCGCTCTGGATGTGCCGCTGGCGCCTATGTTTCATCCCACGATATGGGGTGACTTCTTCATCCACCACAGTCCAGAAACATTACAG ATGTCCGAGGAATTCATGGAAAACAGGTCTACTCAATTGAAggagaaagtggttgggatacTTGAGGCTTGCAATAATATAGTTGAGAAACTGAAACTTGTGGACACTCTCCAACATCTGAGTATAGATCATCATTTCAATGAACAAATTGTCTCCACATTAAGGAGCATCCATTCTTCTGAATTCAATAGCTCTAGCCTTCATGATGTTGCTCTTCGATTCCGCTTACTGAGGCAACACGGATTCTGGGTATCTCCAG ATGTATTCAAAAAGTTTAAAAATGAAGATGGGGTGTTCAAGGTTGACATAACTAATGATCCAAGGGAACTATTAAGTTTATACAATGCAGCACATCTCTTAACACATGGAGAGATAGAACTTGAAGAAAGTATCATTTTCGCAAGGAAACATCTTGAGTCTATGAAAAGTGACCTTGATTCCCCGTTGGCTGAGCAAGTCAAGCGTGCTCTTCACTTACCACTGCCAAGGACATTGAAGAGAGTAGAAGTGTTGCATTATATTTCAGAATACAAAGAAGAGCCGATGCACAATTCATCTATTCTAGAATTAGCTAAACTTGATTTTAACCTGTTGCAACGCCTCCATTTAAAGGAGCTCAAGGATATCTCCAG ATGGTGGGAAGATATTTCTAGAGAAGTGGGGCTAACATACTCACGGGACCGCATtgttgagtgctacttatggtcataCATGACATACTACGAACAAGAGTATACTCGTGCAAGAAAGATTTTTGCCAAGATAATTGCAATGATGGCCATGACAGATGACACTTATGATGTACGTGCTACTTTGATGGAGTGTAAACAACTTGATGAAGCTATACAAAG ATGGGACAAGAGTGCTGTTTCTCTACTTCCAGAGTACCTCCAGAAGTTCTACCTCAAGCTGATAAGCACATTCAAAGAGTTCGAGGACGAGTTGAAACCAAATGAGAAGTACCGTGTCCCTTATAGCATAAAAGCG TTTCAAATATTTTCAAGTAAGCATCTGCAAGAAGCGGAATGGTTTCATCAAAAACACAAGCCCAAATTCAATGATCACGTTGAGGTATCAATATGCTCCGCCGCACCATGCGCATGTGTTTGCTTGTTAGTTGGTATGGGTGATACTGCAACCAAAGACGCACTCGAATGGGCACTCGGTTGCACAGATGCTGTCAGGGCTTGTGCAGTGGTGACACGTTTTATGAATGACCTTGCTGCATTTAAG CAAGGGAAGAACAAATATGATGTGCACACTTCAGTGGAATGTTACATTAGTGAACATGGCGTGGAAAGTGATGTCGCCTTTGCCAATATTGGTTCTATGATGGAAGATGCATGGAAGACCACAAATCAAGCACGCTTTGAACGCCCTGGGATACTTCCGGCGATACAACGAGTCGCGAATATAACAATCAGCATGATGTTCTGGTACGATGACCACAAGGATGCATTTACATACAGCAACATCATTGAAGGGACGATTAGGCGTCTGTTTGTCAATCCTATTCACTTCTAG